TAAGAATCAAGGGCAAGGATCCCCTCAGGTACAAAACCAACAGCCGACGGATTGTCTTCGCCTTTTCCGAATCAGCAGATAACGACATGGACGGAGTACCCGATAGCCTCGACAACGCTCCGACTTACTACAATCCGAACCAGGAGGATACCAACGATGACGGCGTGGGCGATGTAGCTCAGTCGCCGTATCTTGATTCGGTGGCCGTGTCGGATTACGTAGTGTCTGGTTCGGGTGGTGAGGCGGAAACTGAGATGTATGCGTGGGTGAATCCCGAAGTGGCCGACCATAAAGACATCTGGTTTGTCGGTCATGCACACAATCCTCATCCGACCGACTCGGCGCGAATTGTCATAGCTTTTGCGTATCGTGATGAATTCGGGGCCACCCAGTTCACTGACTACAATGATACTACCGAACTGCCGGCCGATACCATATTTGAAATATTCGGAGGGACCACTTTGGATGCCTGTTCCGATTCCATCGGAGTCAGATTCAAGGCCATCGATGGACAACTGACCATCGACTCCGGACAGGTCTTTGCAATATGCTATGGTGACTTTGCCTGTTGTGTCGGGACCAGAGGCAATATCGACTACGATACCGGCGATGTGACCGACATCTCAGACCTGGTCTACATTATTGACTACATGTTCAACGCCGGGCCTGCGCCGCCGTGTCTCGAAGAGGCCGACATTGACGGTTCGGGCGAGATTAATATTGGTGATCTCGTTTACCTGGTTGACTACATGTTTAACGATGGACCGGCGCCGCAGGCTTGTCCCTGAGTAATAGCATGAGTCTCGGGCAGTTGATTAGAAGAAGCCGCTCCCGTTTTAGTCGGGGGCGGCTTTTCTACTTCTGCCGTCATTGATGCGTTGCGTCTCGTTCGCCAGTATTTGTCTGTGGGAGTGGTGTCGTGGCGACTCCGCCCGACGGGTTTGGTGACAAAGGTCGCATTCCTGGGTGGTGTCGTTGCGACCCTGCCCGACGGGCTTGTTGATAACGGTCGCATTCCTGGGTGGTGTCGTGGCGACTCCGCCCGACGGGTTTGGTGACAAAGGTCGCATTCCTGGGTGGTGTCGTGGCGACTCCGCCCGACGGGTTTGGTGACAAAGGCCGCATTCCTGGGTGGTGTCGTGGCGACTCCGCCCGACACCTGCCTTTCAGGTCGAGAGCCGTCAGGCGCCCCGCCCAGCAACACTTTCAATCACCAGGCTCCAGCTATACCACAGGCTCTTCCATACCGAATGTGGACCACTCTTCTTTGGACGGACCATATAGCCCCGGCACGGCCAGCCCGGCCTGGCGCATCAGAATAGTCATCTGACCGCGGTGGTGAATCTCGTGATGGATCAGGGATCGTCCCCAGACGCCGCGCGGAAATCTTTCGCCGTATAATTCCAGTTCTTCAGTCATCTCGACATCGGTCCAGTCGACCATGCATCGTTCGGCCACAAGCGCGGCCAGCTTTTGATAAGTCCCTGTGATCTCCATGGCGGTTTGTGGAACCGGCTGTTCGTGATCGAAACCTGCGAAATCCAATCCGGTCTGACCGGCCATCTCAGGCAGAGTCATTGCAATATGCCAGGCGATCCGTCCCAGCGTGCGGTGACCTCCGGATACCGACTGATTTAGCGACTCGTCGGTCAAGGCTTCAAACAGTTTCAGTGTGTTCTTGGACACAGATTTCCATTCAGCCTCAAAAGACTGGACAGTTGTATACATTTTGTTCTCCTTGAGAGTTTTTCTTCTCTATATCTTTTGCAGAGTAGTCGGCAAAGGCGGTCCGACCTTACGTTTTTTCTCAAAACCCGATCTATTCGCCGGTGGAACCTGTGAGTATCGATTCGATGGCCTCCAGAACATCATACGGCACCTCGATATCCGAGGCGATCACATTTTCCTCGACCTGCGTCACATTCGTGGCGCCGGTAATTGCACAACTGATTTCGGGCAGGCGCAGTGTCCAGGCCAGAGCCAACTGTGAGGTGGTGATGTTCATATCGCGGGCAATGGCTCCGATCTGCTTTACCTTGGCCAAGTTGCTTTCGGTCATAATACCCTTAAGCCAGTCGGTGCGAGCCCCTCGGCTGTCCTCGGGCGCGCCCTGGTCGTACTTGCCGGTCAGCAGACCCTGAGCCAGCGGCGACCAGACCACGAGACCGATTCCATAGCGTGTGCAGGTCGGTAGAATCTCGGTTTCGATATGACGGTCCAGCATGTTGTAACAGGGCTGCTCAACAACCGGCAAGTATCCGCTGAACGCTTTGGCCTCATTCACCGCTTGTTCGATTTGCGATGCCTCCCAGACCGATGTACCCCAATACAGAATCTTACCCTCGCGAACCAGATCGTCCATAGCGCGAACTGTTTCTTCCACTTCCGTCTCAGGATCAAAACGGTGGCAGAAGTACATATCGAGGTAGTCGGTGCCTATCCGTTTCAGCGACTTCTCCACCGATTCCATGATATGTTTGCGACTCAGACCACGGTCATTGACATTGTCCGACATCGGCCAGAACAACTTGCTGGAAATCACCAGGTCGGATCGGGTCATCGGCTCGATAGCTCGTCCGATCACTTCCTCGGCCTTGCCCTTGGAATAAATGTCTGAGATGTCGATAAAATTCACGCCCAGTTCAATCGCTCGTCTGACAATCTCAACACCCAACTCCGAATCCACACTGCCCCCATAGGTCAGCCAGCCGCCCAGTGAGATTTCAGAGATTCTCAGTCCGCTTTTACCGACACGACGGTATTTCATATTGTCCTTTCTTGTGAACTTGTTACAGGTGGTAAACTTAATGCCGGCAGCCCCCTCTGGCAAGATGCATTTGCACTAACTCTTAACCTCCACTTGTGTTAGCAGAACAAATCTGTATATTGTCCGATCTGTGGGATCGGCAACGGCCGATTGAGAGAGAGTCGAAACATGGAAGTGATTTCTGCCATTGTGAATCAGGAAAAACCGGCCAACTCAAATGACCAGTCGGTTGATCAGCCCGTCATCGCCCGCCAACGCGAGAATGCGCGGATGTTCGACCGTATTGCCCACCGGTATGATTTTCTGAACCGTCTGCTTTCATTAAGGCGTGATGTAGTCTGGCGGCGTCGCCTGGTCGACCATTTGCCCGCCGGTTCTCAATTACACCTGTTGGACGTCGCCACCGGCACCGCCGACCTGATACTCTCACTAAAGCAGCATTCTGAGCAGATAGGCTTGGGAATTGGTCTGGACCTGGCCCCACTGATGCTCGAAGTGGGTGGGAAAAAGTTACGCGGGAATCAACGGAAAGAACAGGTGGCTCTGGTCCTTGGCGACGGAGCGGTCATGCCGTTTCCCGCGGACAGTTTCGATGTTGTCACCATCGGCTTCGGGATTCGCAATTTTGCGGATACGATGGCCGGACTGTGCGAATTCCACCGTGTTCTCAGACCCGGCGGGCGGCTTTTGGTGCTTGAGTTCTCTCTGCCTCGCAACCGGCTCTTATACTACAGCTACCTGGCCTATTTTCGCTATTTCCTGCCAATTGTAGGCCGATTGCTTTCAGGTGACGCTGCTGCTTACCGACATCTCAATCGATCGGTGGAGAGCTTTCCGCATGGCCGGGAGTTTTGTGACTTGCTTGAAAAAAACGGCTTCACCAACGTAAGAGCGACCCCACTCACCTTTGGTGTGGCCTCGATTTACCAGGGGGACAAGACGAGCTGATGGCCATCTCAACGACTCATCCCAAAGCGACAGATTACTCACAGGTGTTACCTTTGATGGCTGAACATATCCAGGCTGCGCTGTCGTCGGTCTCGACTGTGGAGACCCTGGCGCCGGAGCTTCAGAGATTGGTCGTGGAACTGCCGCCGATTGACTCACTGGCCTGGCTGCAGGTGCAGGCGGCGACAGATCGGATGTATTGGTCCGACCGCGAGGGCGTTTTTGAGACTGCCGGTATTGGAGTGGCCGATCTGATCGAGCCTTCACACCATGATAGTGATAACACCCCCTGGCCAAGCCGATCCAATCATGATCCTGCCGAAGGCGGGTCTATGAGATACTTCGGTGGTCATCGCTTTTGCAATCGGTCGGGTAATGCAGATCAACTATGGAGCGACTTCGCAACATGTCGATTCGTTCTGCCACGATTCGAGCTCTACCGGGCCGACGAGCGCTGTTGGTTCGTTTGCAACCTCAGGTTGCAGGCCGATCATGAGCATTGTGCTGAAATATTAAACGCCCTTTCAGTTGTTGTTTTCCCCGATGCACAACAACCGTCGGACTTGTCGCCGATGATCGACCGAACCGACTTGCCCGATCGGGCCGGGTGGGAGAGTACTGTTCACCACGTTTTGCGGGCGGTGAAAGATGGGTCGTTGTCAAAAGTTGTGCTGGCCCGACGGTCGGACCTGCTGTTTGAACGGACGGTTGATCCCGTCAGATTACTACGTCGGCTCAAAGACCGCTCGGTTGACTGTTTTCACTTCCTTTTCCAGTTTGATTCCCCCGCTGCTTTTGTCGGCGCCTCGCCGGAGCGACTGTTCCGCCGGTCGGGTCGTCGCATAGAATCGGAGGCGGTGGCCGGCACTCGACCCCGCGGCGCCACCGCCGACGAAGATCTCCAAATGGAGCAGGAACTGATCAACAGTCGGAAAGATATAATCGAGCACCGCTTCGTGGTTGAAGACATCAGCCGCGTAATGACGCACCTATGTTCCGAGTGGCAGACTCTCGACCACGACGATACCGATTCGTTGATGAAACTGGCTCGTGTGCAGCACTTGATCACGCGCCTTGAGGGTCAGTTGGACAATGGTCGCTCCGATATGGATATCGCCTCAATGCTACACCCCACTTCGGCGGTGGGGGGTGTGCCGACAGAGAATGCGCTTCGGATGATAGACGAGTTGGAACCGTTCGACCGAGGTTGGTATGCTGCACCGGTAGGTTGGTTGAGCCGAGACTCAGCCGAGTTTGCGGTGGCGATCCGGTCAGGATTGGTCGCCGGTCGCGCCGTGCATTTGTACTCCGGCGCCGGTATCGTGGATGGCTCGTCGGCTGAGGACGAATGGCGCGAGATAGATTCAAAGCTGGCTAATTTCCTTGCGGCTCTGGGTTAATCATGAAAGACAGTATCGGGCTGTACAATCAATACTTCTGCCGTCTGATGATAGAGGAACTCGTCCGCAGTGGGGTCGACTATTTCTGCCTGTCACCCGGCGCGAGGTCCACGCCGCTCACGGTGGCCGTGGCTGAAAACCCGACGGTAAGTAAACAACTCTTCCACGACGAACGGGCCGCCGCTTTTCATGCCCTCGGCTATGCCCGCGCCGGCGGCAAGCCGGCGGCGCTGATCTGTACATCGGGAACGGCCGCCGCCAACTACCTGCCGGCCGTCGTCGAGGCGTCGATGGACATGGTGCCGATGCTCTTGCTCACGGCTGATCGACCACCGGAATTGCGCGACTGCGGCGCCAACCAGGCCATCAAGCAGATAGGTATCTTCGGTGACTATACTCGCTGGCAGTTTGATATGCCATGTCCTGATGAAAGCATCCCACCGGAGTTCGTTCTGACCACTATAGATCAGGCTGTGCATAGGGCCACCGACAGCCCGTGCGGACCGGTGCATCTCAACTGCATGTTCCGTGAACCGTTCCTGCCGCTTGAGTCCGCCGATGAAAGTATCAGTGACAACTCAGCGATAACCGGCTGGCGAGCACAGCAGCAACCAATCACTCGTTACGAACAGCGGCGCTCAGCCCTCTCAGGCGACCAGGCAGCCGAGGTGAGTGACATTATCAAGACTGCCGCATCGGGACTTCTGATTGCTGGCCGTCTGAACGATCGGTCCGAACGTCTGGCTGTTGCCGCCCTTGCCCAAAAACTTGGTTGGCCGCTGTTGCCGGACATTTCATCAGGATTGAGACTGGGCGCCGATTGCGAAACGGTTATACCGTACTACGATCTGCTGCTGCAATCAACCGACCTGTGGAAAATCGCGCGCCCATCGGTCGTGGTTCACCTGGGTGGTCGAGTGGTGTCAAAAAGGTTGAGCGCTTTCCTTAAAGAGGCTCAGTTCGATGAGTTTCTGCATGTAGCGGATCATCCACACCGGCAAGACTGGCAGCATCAAGTCACGCGAAGATACCAATGCACTCCGGACTCCTTCTGTGAAGCACTGACGCCTCTGGTGACCTGTTCAAGCGAAAGCGGATTCCAGAAACATTTAC
This DNA window, taken from Candidatus Zixiibacteriota bacterium, encodes the following:
- a CDS encoding ubiquinone/menaquinone biosynthesis methyltransferase; amino-acid sequence: MEVISAIVNQEKPANSNDQSVDQPVIARQRENARMFDRIAHRYDFLNRLLSLRRDVVWRRRLVDHLPAGSQLHLLDVATGTADLILSLKQHSEQIGLGIGLDLAPLMLEVGGKKLRGNQRKEQVALVLGDGAVMPFPADSFDVVTIGFGIRNFADTMAGLCEFHRVLRPGGRLLVLEFSLPRNRLLYYSYLAYFRYFLPIVGRLLSGDAAAYRHLNRSVESFPHGREFCDLLEKNGFTNVRATPLTFGVASIYQGDKTS
- a CDS encoding DinB family protein, translating into MYTTVQSFEAEWKSVSKNTLKLFEALTDESLNQSVSGGHRTLGRIAWHIAMTLPEMAGQTGLDFAGFDHEQPVPQTAMEITGTYQKLAALVAERCMVDWTDVEMTEELELYGERFPRGVWGRSLIHHEIHHRGQMTILMRQAGLAVPGLYGPSKEEWSTFGMEEPVV
- the menD gene encoding 2-succinyl-5-enolpyruvyl-6-hydroxy-3-cyclohexene-1-carboxylic-acid synthase; translated protein: MKDSIGLYNQYFCRLMIEELVRSGVDYFCLSPGARSTPLTVAVAENPTVSKQLFHDERAAAFHALGYARAGGKPAALICTSGTAAANYLPAVVEASMDMVPMLLLTADRPPELRDCGANQAIKQIGIFGDYTRWQFDMPCPDESIPPEFVLTTIDQAVHRATDSPCGPVHLNCMFREPFLPLESADESISDNSAITGWRAQQQPITRYEQRRSALSGDQAAEVSDIIKTAASGLLIAGRLNDRSERLAVAALAQKLGWPLLPDISSGLRLGADCETVIPYYDLLLQSTDLWKIARPSVVVHLGGRVVSKRLSAFLKEAQFDEFLHVADHPHRQDWQHQVTRRYQCTPDSFCEALTPLVTCSSESGFQKHLRSVSKRVGKLVERIIDEDDAPAEPGLARLISQHLPPNSGLFLANSLSIRLMDSFADFAQYSISDAPLPGCNRGASGIDGTIASATGYAAGLDRPATLLIGDLAFLHDLNSLAIVGKLKHPLTIVLINNDGGGIFSMLPIAHKREVFEPYFAAPHGLNFAASAEQFGLSYRAPAKSEEFVQCYRDAINSTPSTLIEVKTDRNKTRELYTRILEATGKTVAEL
- a CDS encoding isochorismate synthase — protein: MAISTTHPKATDYSQVLPLMAEHIQAALSSVSTVETLAPELQRLVVELPPIDSLAWLQVQAATDRMYWSDREGVFETAGIGVADLIEPSHHDSDNTPWPSRSNHDPAEGGSMRYFGGHRFCNRSGNADQLWSDFATCRFVLPRFELYRADERCWFVCNLRLQADHEHCAEILNALSVVVFPDAQQPSDLSPMIDRTDLPDRAGWESTVHHVLRAVKDGSLSKVVLARRSDLLFERTVDPVRLLRRLKDRSVDCFHFLFQFDSPAAFVGASPERLFRRSGRRIESEAVAGTRPRGATADEDLQMEQELINSRKDIIEHRFVVEDISRVMTHLCSEWQTLDHDDTDSLMKLARVQHLITRLEGQLDNGRSDMDIASMLHPTSAVGGVPTENALRMIDELEPFDRGWYAAPVGWLSRDSAEFAVAIRSGLVAGRAVHLYSGAGIVDGSSAEDEWREIDSKLANFLAALG
- a CDS encoding aldo/keto reductase family protein; amino-acid sequence: MKYRRVGKSGLRISEISLGGWLTYGGSVDSELGVEIVRRAIELGVNFIDISDIYSKGKAEEVIGRAIEPMTRSDLVISSKLFWPMSDNVNDRGLSRKHIMESVEKSLKRIGTDYLDMYFCHRFDPETEVEETVRAMDDLVREGKILYWGTSVWEASQIEQAVNEAKAFSGYLPVVEQPCYNMLDRHIETEILPTCTRYGIGLVVWSPLAQGLLTGKYDQGAPEDSRGARTDWLKGIMTESNLAKVKQIGAIARDMNITTSQLALAWTLRLPEISCAITGATNVTQVEENVIASDIEVPYDVLEAIESILTGSTGE